Within Betaproteobacteria bacterium, the genomic segment CGATGGCGGTCGGTCTCCCCGGTGCGGAATTCCTGCTGGAACCGATCATGGACGATCAGGAACTCGATTCGCGCGCGAGCACCGACACGATCTACTGGGAAGGCGCGGTGCGCGCGTTGCAGTCCGGGCGCGAGGCAGGTCGCGGGTATCTGGAACTTACGGGTTATGAGGCGCCATTGCGGTTGTGACGGATCGCATGGACCGAGCCATCGCCGGTCGCCCGACCTTGAACATAAGACCGTAAAATGGGGTCTTCCCAGGCGCTTAGCGGGGCCATTTTGAACCAAGAATGCACGCTTTAACGAGAGAAGCGATGCTTCGCGGCAACCGCCACTTCCTGCCTGATCACGTCTGGCACATCACCCACCGCTGCCATCAGAGAGAAGGCATTGCGTGGTTCGATCCGTCAGTGGAGGTGAAATTGCCGCCCAACAACCACATGCAGTGGACCGTTAGCGATCGCATCAATAAAGTGTTTTAACCAACGAAGGAGGACCCATGCAAACGCGATTCAGGATATTTTTGGTAGCGAGCACACTCTCTCTTTGTGGGGCGGCACAGGCTGATATTACCGTTCAAATGAGCACTGTTGACGAGAAAGGAATCGGGAAATCGATTGGCCAAGTGGCTGTCAGCGAAACACCCTATGGTGTCGTATTCAGCCCCTCGCTTGCTGGGCTCCTGCCAGGATTACATGGCTTCCATGTGCACGAAAACCCAAGTTGCGAGTCCAAGGAAAAAGACGGGAAGATGGTGCCCGCATTGGCTGCGGGAGGGCATTACGATCCGGCCGCAACCAAGCGCCATGGCCTGCCTTGGGGTGATGGGCATCTCGGCGATTTGCCCGCGCTATTCGTAGATGCCATGGGCAATGCTAATAATCCGGTATTGGCACCCAGGCTTAAAATTACTGATGTAAAAGGTCGCTCCTTGATGATTCATGCCGGAGGTGACAACCACGCAGATCATCCAGACCCCCTCGGTGGAGGCGGCGCGCGCATGGCTTGTGGTGTTATTCCGTGAGCGGTCGGGAGATCGGTAACAAAATAGGTTGGGAACTTTAGTTTGTAGGTGACTAAAGCGTATCTCATGCAGCAGCGCGACGATTTCGAGCAGCGCCTTATGGAATCGCCGCACGGATCGAAGCAAAGGCCTCTTGATCCAGAATCTGTCCGCGATCACCGTCTTTGCACAGTGCGCCACGAAATCCCAGGTAGTCCAGCTCGATTGCAAGAAGCTGGGGAACGTCTTCTCTTTGTAGCGAGCCGGCCAATCCCGTAAGAAGTCGGCAGTTACGACTGCGGGTAACAAACTCCTCAAGTTCCTTCCCGGTACGCCAGTCGCGAAGCGTCTTGCCGGTCTTGTGTGCCGTGTCCAGCATCGCACCGGCAAAGCCCACGTCGGCGAGCACATCAATAAGCGTGAGATCGTAAGCCTCGTCCGCGAACAGGACTGCAACCAGGCGGGCGTGTTTTGCCAGTTTCGACAGTGCATTTGCGCAGTCGAATATCCGTGCGTGGGAAAAGAAACCGATCTTGATGAAGTCGACGCCGGTGGTGGCCATGCGTTCCACGGCGGCGGTCATCGACTGCGGATCCATCGTAGGAAGGTCGCCGATGGTGGCGCTGACGGGCCGGCGTCCGCCGATCGCCTGGACGCATATACGCACCGCCGCGTGATCGAGCGCGCCGAGCGCGCCGCGTGAAGGTTCCTTGAGATCGATCAGATCGGCGCCGCCTTCGAGTGCGATCAGCGCCTCGTCCAGCGAGCGGACGCTGGCGAGCATCATCGTCATGCAGCGCTTTCCTTTCCGGCGCCGCGAAATTCTTCGACGCACGCTTTCAGCCAGCCCCAGGCCTCGAGCTCACGCGGCCCGGCTGTCTTCTCGACGCCGATCGCGAGATACGCCATCTCGGTATCGATCTTTTCCTGCTGCAGCATGCTCAACCGGCTCACCAGGATGGCCGCCTCGATCACCGCGGACTGCGCGCGATTGAAGCCGCCAAAGGCGCCGTGCGTGACCTGCGCGACTACCCGGCAGTAAAGGCGCGGCCGGGTTGGGTCTTCCTGTACGCGTTCCAGTCGCACTTCGGAATGTGCGAGCGCTGCCGCGAGCCGGCGGCAGGACAGGTGTTCGACGGGCAACGTGGGCCAGTCATAACGTCCGGTTAGGCAACCGGCAAAGATGCGCACGTCGTCGGTGTAATTCACTACTGCGCATTTCTCGCGAAGCACGTGTTCGAGCGTGGCGGAAGGCCGGAACGGACTGAGGACAATGAACTCGCCTTCATGGCGGATGCCTATCGGCGCGATGTGATCGCGACCGGATTCATCGCGCGTGGTGACGATCGTCTCGAAAATCATGACCCAGCCTTCGATTTTACGATCTGGGGCGACGCAACGAACTGCGCATCGGCATCGGTGCTCGCGCGTATTTGCGCCACGCCCCAATCGAGTTCGCTGTCCTGCACATAGCGCTTGCTTAGCTGCCAGGCGATCTGCGCCCGGGCCAGTTCGACGCCCAGATAGAAGGCATGCGAACCATCGTGCTCCAGTCCGAGGTGCGGAAACAACTTGAACGGATCGGTCGCCGTGCGCAGGCCGTCTCGATTGTAGATATGGAGGCCGTCGGGGCTGATCTGTACGCGAAAGCTCGGATCTTTTATTTCGGCCGCGGTCGCGGCGATCTCTTCGGCACTCCAGGGAAACGGGTCGAGCGTATGCAGCGCCAGCAGCGTTTCGCCGAACCCTTGTGGCAAGTCGCCGGCTTCGCGGGCCGCATACATCACGCGGCGGGCTTGGTCGGCTTCGCGAATGACGCCCGAAGCGTGCGCACTGACCTGGGTCGTCAGGATGTTGGTGATCCGCAACTCGGAAACGATGCCCATCAGCAACGCCTGGATGCCGAGCGTGTCGGCTTCGGTCAATTCGGTCAGGTTGCCGGTGCCCATCATCATCTTTGCGTCCGGACACTTCTTGCGCAGATCGCGGTAGCGCACCAGCGATTCGGTGAAACCGAAATGGATCGGTTCGATAACCGCATCGGCCAGATAATCGCGGCCTTTCTTTTTCATTACCTCGATCGTGCGATAAAGCGACTCCATGTCGCTCGGCGTGGAAGGAATCAGCACCGGAGTGGAGGCCACTTCGTCCGCGATCCACAAGGTTTCTTCTTTCAGGCTGAGCAGAAAATCCGCACCGGCACGGCCGCCGCGAAGCAGCTCCTGCGGATCCATCGAATCCACGCTGACCGCGAAGCCGGCCGCATGCAGCATGGCGACCGCCTCTTCCAGATGCCTGAAGGGCGTTTCGGGCAGGCAACCCAGGTCGATCACGTCCGCGCCGGCGTTGCGATAGTCGTTCGCCTGATCGAGCATGGCCATCAGGCTCATGTTCGGCGCGTCGACGATTTCGGCGAAGATGCGCACGTCGTGGCGGGTCAGGTCGATCGGTGCGGCTTCACGGCCGAAATACCGCGGGAGATCCTTGAGGTCTTCCGGCCCGCGCACGAACGGCACCCCGAAGTGCGAACTCAGCGCGTCGAGATTGCCCCGACATCGTCCCGGCACCATGACGCGGTCAATGCCGTTCGCGTCGGGAAGCCGGCGCTGGATCATGTCCGACGTCATCAATCCGGCCACCTGCAGGGAGAGCGCGAGCACCGAATGCCTGAACGGCGCCGGCTGCATGGCTTCGAGCACCCGATGCAGGTTCTTCTCGGCCAGCCGGCCGGTCAGGAAGAGGATGTGCTCCGACAACCCGACCTCTGGTTCAATGCGGCCCCCAGTTCTTCGACCGAAAGCACGACAGTTGTCCGGTCGAACTTCGCAAGCTTGCTCACATTCTCCAGATCGATCGGGCGCGGATAGACCCAGACGTCGCCACCCGGCGCTTCCGAAATCAAGGCGGGTGCAGTGTCGCAGGCAAACACGATGGACGGGATGCGGCATTTGCCGGCCTGCGCATAGATGTTGGTGGCGAGAGTATCGGATATCCCCGCGACGCACTTCGCCACGGTATTGGAACTCGCGGGGCCGATCACGACGGTATGGTAATCGCCGCCGTACAGGAAAGTCACGGGCACCGAACTGGCGGTGTTATCGCGATACACCTTCATGCCTTGCTTGAACGCAGTGAGATCGTAGCCGTACATCTTCAGGACCTCGCCGGCCGCTTCGCTCAGGAACAGGTCGACGCCGGGCAGGCCATGCACGATCTCCATGCATTCCTTGAGATAGTGTCCGGAACCGGTCAGCACCCAGGCCACGCGGGGTTCCGCAACTCTACTCATGGCCGCGACCGTCGGATGGGGAAGTCGAAGTCCGCGCCGGAACCAGCCGTTCCCTCATGTCTGCGTGCAACTGTTCCAAATTGAAACGTCTTCCATGCGCGACGTCGATGTGGCGATGTTAGTCGTGTTCGCGGTGAAACGGAACACGCTGGCGGCGCAAAAATATCCGGCTAGAATGGGTTCGGGAAAGCATCGTTGCGTCCGGGGGAGAACATGAGCGAACCTGCCGAGAAAGCCTACAGCGAAGCGGAGGTCAAGCAGCGACTCGCCGCGGAGTTGCCGCATTGGTATTACGAGGACGGCTGGATTCGCCGCAAGTTCAAGACCGGCGGGTGGAAAGGCACGTTGATGGTGGTGAACACGGTCGGACATCTCGCCGAAGCGGCGTGGCACCATCCGGACCTTACCGTGTCGTACGCGTTCGTGATCGTCAAACTCGTCACGCATTCGGCGAAAGGCGTGACCGGCAAGGATTTCGCGCTGGCGAAGAAGATCGAGGGGGTCGTGCAGTGGCAACCGGGCAAGGAAGGCGGTCCGCTGGAAGGCACGCCAAACGAGGACCAGCGGTTCAAATATATCAAGTACGACTGAGGCGGCCGCCAGGTCGAACAGCAACTCATCCGGCCGCTGACATGGACATTATTTTCATCCGCGACATCAGGCTCGAAACCCTGATCGGAGCCTACGAGTCCGAGCGCCGTCAGGCGCGAACCCTGCAGGTCAACATCGAGATCGGCCGCGCGTCGATTCGCGCCTGCAAGACCGACAAACTTGCCGACACGATCGATTACTCGGCCGTCGTCGGCGTCGTCAAGGACGCGTTCGCTTCGCACCGCTTTCACCTGCTCGAACCGCTGGCGGAAATGCTGGCTGGCCGGATCCTCGAAAAATTCGATGCGCAATGGGCGCGCATTGAAGTCTCCAAGAGCGGCATCGTGCCGAACGCGCGCGACGTCGGTGTGCGCATCGAGCGCAGCCGATAGGAGGAATGTCCCTGCGCGCCTCAGACTTTGCCTGCGGTGCGCAGATATATTGCATTGCGCAATGAAGATGGCCGGCCCCGGCTCCCGGTATCGTGCTCCAGGGCGCCAAAATGCGTTTCCGCAGAGCGCGGATGGTCGACCGGAAGATTAAAAAATTCATTCGGTTGCGCTGCGCAAACCGGTCCTGCAGCCACCAGCGTCCACCCCCACCCGGTCTTGTGACGGAATCTTGCGCTGCAAAATGAATATTTCCTCTTGCCGCCAGTCGAGGAAAGTACGTTGACCATGCCGGGGCTCTCGTGTTTGTATGCACTCAAGCGTCGTCAAGAACGCGGGATTCTTCACCCGGTTCGTGGCTGCGAATGGATGACAACAGGAGAGGCTCTCCGCCACGATCTCCGGCAATAAACAGTTCTCTTGTCCGGCTCCGAACCTGAGCCGAGACGGGGGAGGAGGTCGAATGAAACACAATCAGCCGACCACCGATGTGGCGGCGATTCGTCGCGCCTACGGACAGTTTCTCAGCAACGGGCGCGTACCGCGCGGCATCGTTCCTGATTTCATCGAGCGCTCCTGGCAGCGCAGCGCCGCCTTCGGTGTGGCCTACGATCGCATCCGCGAGATCGGCCGGGTAGACGAAACCGATCTGCGAATTGTCGTCAGCCAGTATGGCAACCTGATCAATCTGGCGACTCCGGTGATGGAGAACCTCCATCATCAACTCACCGGGTCGGGCAGCGTGGTGCTCTTGTGCAGTGGCGAAGGTTTCATCCTGCATTCGATGGGCGATCCGGATTTCCTGCCGAAAGCGCAGCATATCGCGCTTAAACCCGGCGTTTCCTGGGCTGAGAATCAGAAGGGCACCAACGCGATCGGCACCGCCATCGTCGAGCGCCAACCGGTCGTGATCTACGCCGGACACCATTACATTCGCCAGAATCATTTCCTGGCGTGTTCGGCAGCGCCGGTGCTCGATCCTTTTGGCGAGGTCGCCGGCGTTCTCGACATAACCTGCGACTACCGGTATCACCAGCGCCACACGCTTGCACTCGTGCAGATGTCGGTGCGCGTCATCGAAAGGCAGATGTTCCAGCACCGCTTCAGTCGCGACGTGGTATTCAACGTTCATCCCGAGCAGAGTTACCTCGGCAGCCCCTTCGACGTGCAGGTCGCGTTCTCGTCAGACGGCGATTTTCTTGCGACTACGCCGGCGACCTGCAGTCAGCTCGACCTGCAACTGGACGGATTCCACGGACGATTCGAGGAATTGTTCGATGCACATTTCGAGCAGGTACTCGACAAGCTGCGATCCGCGTCACCGTCGACAATCCAGGTCCGTCTGCAACACAGCGGTGTACCGGTATTTCTGCGACTCGCGCATCCCGCCGTTCCCAGGCAGGTGATACCGAGTGCCGCGCTCGAACCCTCCAACCAGGAAAAACAACTTTTCGGCGAGCCGGCGCGGCAACCTTTGACGCTCGACGCGCTCGGAGCGTCCGACCCGGCGCTGCTGGTCACCATCGACAAGGCGAGGCGCACGCTCGGACGGGACATACCGATTCTGATCGAAGGGGAAACCGGCACGGGCAAGGAGTGGTTCGCGCGTGCGATCCATAACAGCGGCCCGCATGCGGCAGGCGAATTCGTCGCCCTCAATTGCGCGGCGATCCCGGAAGCGTTGATGGCGGCGGAACTATTCGGGTTCGAGGACGGCGAGATTACGGGCACAAAGCGCAAAGGAGCGCCGGGCAAGATTCAGCGCGCGGATGGCGGCACGCTGTTTCTCGACGAGATCGGCGAGATGCCGCCTGCGCTGCAGGCCCGGTTGCTGAGTGTTCTCCAGGATCGCGCCGTCACGCCGCTGGGAGGGGTTCCGGTCGAGGTCGACATAGCCGTGGTCTGCGCCACGCATCACCGGCTGGCCGATCTGGTGAAGGCCGGCGAATTCCGCGAAGATCTCTACTACCGGTTGAACGGACTGACGCTGCCGCTGCCGCCGTTGCGCCATCGCAAGGACATCATCGAACTGGCGAAGTCGATGGATGCAAAGGAATCCGGCGCTTTGCGCCGAATCGACATATCGGAGGAGGTGCTGCAGCTATTTGTGCACCATCCCTGGCCGGGCAACGTTCGCCAGATGCACTCCGTGATTCGCACGGCAATCGCGATGGTCGATGAAGGCGAGATGATTGAGCGTCGGCACCTTCCGGAGGATTTCCTCGCGCAGTTGGAGCAGGGCACGGCACCGTCTGCGGCCTACGTGACCGCGATAGAAAGCCTCGAGAAAATAGAATTGCACGCGATCCAGGAAACGATACGCCACAATCACGGCAATATATCCGCGGCGGCGCGTCAGCTCGGCGTAAGCCGCACGACGCTCTATCGCAAACTCAAGCAAACCGGCTTCCTGTCTTCCGGAGCGCCGGGCGATCGCGATTCAATCGGTCGCGATCACCGCGTCTGGCGGCACGATTGACGATTCGGATCGCGGCTTTTTCAATTTCGTTTCGCCGCTGCGCTTGTTGCCTCGATCGAGCGCATCGAGGCGCACCTGATCCATCCTGAAACAGTTGTCCAGAAGTGCAACACCCGCGTGAAATACCCGCTCGCGCGTGCTGCATTTTCACTCGGAAAAATCATTGACCCTGTAATTGCACTGTGCTGTTATAGCTGCACACGTTCGGTGTGATGTCCTCGCGGAATGCGTGCGCCTGAAATGTGTATGCCGTTACGGCGCGAGAGGTAGCACGTTGGATGGCCGTGGGGCAATGTGAAGTCCTCGTTCCACTTCAAACATTATAAGCAGGAGGAGAGATGAGACTAAAATTCTGTTACCTGGCAGTGCCGTTGGCTCTGGTCGCCGCGACAGGGATCGCGCAGGCCAACTCCGACGTCGAAAAGAACATTGCCAATCCGGCGAACTGGGCGATGCAGGCCGGCGACATGTACAACCAGCGCTACAGCAAGCTCAACCAGATCAACGCCGCCAATGTCGGCAAGATGCAAGTGGCATGGACCTTCTCCACCGGCGTTCTGCGCGGCCATGAGGGTTCTCCGCTGGTGATCGGCGACATGATGTACCTCCACAGCGCATTTCCGAACAAGGTGTTCGCGATGGACCTGAACACCGAGACCATCAAGTGGAAGTACGAGCCGAAGCAGGATCCGGCGGTCATTCCACAGATGTGCTGCGACACGGTGAATCGCGGGCTGGCATACGCCGAAGGCAAGGTGTTCCTGCAGCAGGCGGACAGCACGCTGGTGGCGTTGAATGCCAGGACCGGCAAAGTCGTCTGGTCGGTCAAGAACGGCGATCCCTCGCTCGGTGCGGTGAACACCAATGCTCCGCATATCTTCAAGGACAAGGTGATCACCGGCATTTCCGGCGGTGAGTGGGGCGTGCGCGGTTATCTTGCCGCGTACAACATCAATTCCGGCGAGCTTGCGTGGAAGGGCTACAGCGTCGGTCCCGACGATGAAATGCTGATCGACCCGAATACGACCACGACCTGGAAGGACGGCAAGGTTCAGCCGGTCGGATCCGACTCGTCGCTTAGCACCTGGCAGGAAGATCAGTGGAAGATCGGCGGCGGCACCACCTGGGGCTGGTACAGCTACGACAAGGCGCTGAACCTGGTGTACTACGGCACCGGCAATCCCAGCACCTGGAATCCGGCGCAACGCCCCGGCGACAACAAATGGTCGATGTCGATCTGGGCGCGCGACGTGGACACCGGCAACGTGAAGTGGGTCTATCAGATGACGCCGTACGACGAGTGGGATTTCGACGGCATCAACGAGATGATCCTGGCCGACATCAACGTCAAGGGCAAGATGACCAAAGCGCTGGTGCACTTCGACCGCAACGGCTTCGGTTACACGCTGGATCGCACCAACGGCGCATTGCTGGTGGCACAGAAATACGATCCGGCCGTGAACTGGGCGACGCACGTCGACATGAAGACCGGCCGTCCGCAAGTGGTATCGAGGTACTCGACCGCGCAAAACGGTCCGGAAAAGAATACCAAGGGCGTATGCCCGGCCGCACTCGGTTCGAAGGACCAGCAGCCCGCGGCATTCAATCCGAACAACGGCATGTTCTATGTGCCGACGAACCACGTCTGCATGGATTACGAGCCGTTTGCAGTCGAGTATGTCGCCGGCCAGCCCTACGTCGGTGCGACGCTGGCCATGTATCCGCCGCCCGGCGAGAAGAACATGGGCAACTTCATTGTCTGGGACGCGAACGCGGGCAAGATCGTGCAGTCCAAACCGGAGAAGTTTTCGGTATGGAGCGGCGTGCTCACGACTGCCGGCGGACTTGCCTGCTATGGAACGCTGGAAGGCTATCTGAAATGTGTTGATGCCAAGAACATCAACAAGGAGTTGTTCAAGTTCAAGACGCCGTCCGGCATCATCGGCAACGTCTTCACTTACCAGCACAAGGGCAAGCAGTTTATCGGTGTTTATTCGGGCATTGGCGGCTGGGCCGGAATCGGGCTGGCGGCGGGCCTGGAAAAAGACGCGGATGGCCTCGGTGCGGTGGGTGGCTATAAGGAACTTGCGAATTACACCGACCTGGGCGGTTCGCTGACGGTCTTTGCGCTGCCGCAGAAATAAACCGAAGCGGCACGTCGTGCGTTCTTGGGGCGTCCGGGCCGTCGGGCTCGGGCGCCCTCATATTGAGCGATTCCATCCATTTTCCGGAGTTGGAAATGATGTGTTTGCGCACCATTTTTACCGCGATGCTGTTTTTTTTCTGTCTCACCTGTCATGCGGACGAGCCGCTCTACAAGGTGGCGGAAGGTTACAAAGTCGATTCTGAAACCCTGAAAGGTTTCAAGACCTGGCGTGCGGCAGCTTGCGATCGCT encodes:
- a CDS encoding superoxide dismutase family protein, translated to MQTRFRIFLVASTLSLCGAAQADITVQMSTVDEKGIGKSIGQVAVSETPYGVVFSPSLAGLLPGLHGFHVHENPSCESKEKDGKMVPALAAGGHYDPAATKRHGLPWGDGHLGDLPALFVDAMGNANNPVLAPRLKITDVKGRSLMIHAGGDNHADHPDPLGGGGARMACGVIP
- a CDS encoding (5-formylfuran-3-yl)methyl phosphate synthase; its protein translation is MTMMLASVRSLDEALIALEGGADLIDLKEPSRGALGALDHAAVRICVQAIGGRRPVSATIGDLPTMDPQSMTAAVERMATTGVDFIKIGFFSHARIFDCANALSKLAKHARLVAVLFADEAYDLTLIDVLADVGFAGAMLDTAHKTGKTLRDWRTGKELEEFVTRSRNCRLLTGLAGSLQREDVPQLLAIELDYLGFRGALCKDGDRGQILDQEAFASIRAAIP
- a CDS encoding DUF447 family protein; the protein is MIFETIVTTRDESGRDHIAPIGIRHEGEFIVLSPFRPSATLEHVLREKCAVVNYTDDVRIFAGCLTGRYDWPTLPVEHLSCRRLAAALAHSEVRLERVQEDPTRPRLYCRVVAQVTHGAFGGFNRAQSAVIEAAILVSRLSMLQQEKIDTEMAYLAIGVEKTAGPRELEAWGWLKACVEEFRGAGKESAA
- a CDS encoding dihydropteroate synthase, with amino-acid sequence MSEHILFLTGRLAEKNLHRVLEAMQPAPFRHSVLALSLQVAGLMTSDMIQRRLPDANGIDRVMVPGRCRGNLDALSSHFGVPFVRGPEDLKDLPRYFGREAAPIDLTRHDVRIFAEIVDAPNMSLMAMLDQANDYRNAGADVIDLGCLPETPFRHLEEAVAMLHAAGFAVSVDSMDPQELLRGGRAGADFLLSLKEETLWIADEVASTPVLIPSTPSDMESLYRTIEVMKKKGRDYLADAVIEPIHFGFTESLVRYRDLRKKCPDAKMMMGTGNLTELTEADTLGIQALLMGIVSELRITNILTTQVSAHASGVIREADQARRVMYAAREAGDLPQGFGETLLALHTLDPFPWSAEEIAATAAEIKDPSFRVQISPDGLHIYNRDGLRTATDPFKLFPHLGLEHDGSHAFYLGVELARAQIAWQLSKRYVQDSELDWGVAQIRASTDADAQFVASPQIVKSKAGS
- a CDS encoding flavoprotein, translating into MSRVAEPRVAWVLTGSGHYLKECMEIVHGLPGVDLFLSEAAGEVLKMYGYDLTAFKQGMKVYRDNTASSVPVTFLYGGDYHTVVIGPASSNTVAKCVAGISDTLATNIYAQAGKCRIPSIVFACDTAPALISEAPGGDVWVYPRPIDLENVSKLAKFDRTTVVLSVEELGAALNQRSGCRSTSSS
- a CDS encoding 4a-hydroxytetrahydrobiopterin dehydratase — its product is MSEPAEKAYSEAEVKQRLAAELPHWYYEDGWIRRKFKTGGWKGTLMVVNTVGHLAEAAWHHPDLTVSYAFVIVKLVTHSAKGVTGKDFALAKKIEGVVQWQPGKEGGPLEGTPNEDQRFKYIKYD
- a CDS encoding dihydroneopterin aldolase; this encodes MDIIFIRDIRLETLIGAYESERRQARTLQVNIEIGRASIRACKTDKLADTIDYSAVVGVVKDAFASHRFHLLEPLAEMLAGRILEKFDAQWARIEVSKSGIVPNARDVGVRIERSR
- a CDS encoding sigma-54-dependent Fis family transcriptional regulator translates to MKHNQPTTDVAAIRRAYGQFLSNGRVPRGIVPDFIERSWQRSAAFGVAYDRIREIGRVDETDLRIVVSQYGNLINLATPVMENLHHQLTGSGSVVLLCSGEGFILHSMGDPDFLPKAQHIALKPGVSWAENQKGTNAIGTAIVERQPVVIYAGHHYIRQNHFLACSAAPVLDPFGEVAGVLDITCDYRYHQRHTLALVQMSVRVIERQMFQHRFSRDVVFNVHPEQSYLGSPFDVQVAFSSDGDFLATTPATCSQLDLQLDGFHGRFEELFDAHFEQVLDKLRSASPSTIQVRLQHSGVPVFLRLAHPAVPRQVIPSAALEPSNQEKQLFGEPARQPLTLDALGASDPALLVTIDKARRTLGRDIPILIEGETGTGKEWFARAIHNSGPHAAGEFVALNCAAIPEALMAAELFGFEDGEITGTKRKGAPGKIQRADGGTLFLDEIGEMPPALQARLLSVLQDRAVTPLGGVPVEVDIAVVCATHHRLADLVKAGEFREDLYYRLNGLTLPLPPLRHRKDIIELAKSMDAKESGALRRIDISEEVLQLFVHHPWPGNVRQMHSVIRTAIAMVDEGEMIERRHLPEDFLAQLEQGTAPSAAYVTAIESLEKIELHAIQETIRHNHGNISAAARQLGVSRTTLYRKLKQTGFLSSGAPGDRDSIGRDHRVWRHD
- a CDS encoding methanol/ethanol family PQQ-dependent dehydrogenase; the encoded protein is MRLKFCYLAVPLALVAATGIAQANSDVEKNIANPANWAMQAGDMYNQRYSKLNQINAANVGKMQVAWTFSTGVLRGHEGSPLVIGDMMYLHSAFPNKVFAMDLNTETIKWKYEPKQDPAVIPQMCCDTVNRGLAYAEGKVFLQQADSTLVALNARTGKVVWSVKNGDPSLGAVNTNAPHIFKDKVITGISGGEWGVRGYLAAYNINSGELAWKGYSVGPDDEMLIDPNTTTTWKDGKVQPVGSDSSLSTWQEDQWKIGGGTTWGWYSYDKALNLVYYGTGNPSTWNPAQRPGDNKWSMSIWARDVDTGNVKWVYQMTPYDEWDFDGINEMILADINVKGKMTKALVHFDRNGFGYTLDRTNGALLVAQKYDPAVNWATHVDMKTGRPQVVSRYSTAQNGPEKNTKGVCPAALGSKDQQPAAFNPNNGMFYVPTNHVCMDYEPFAVEYVAGQPYVGATLAMYPPPGEKNMGNFIVWDANAGKIVQSKPEKFSVWSGVLTTAGGLACYGTLEGYLKCVDAKNINKELFKFKTPSGIIGNVFTYQHKGKQFIGVYSGIGGWAGIGLAAGLEKDADGLGAVGGYKELANYTDLGGSLTVFALPQK